In a single window of the Elaeis guineensis isolate ETL-2024a chromosome 8, EG11, whole genome shotgun sequence genome:
- the LOC140851098 gene encoding uncharacterized protein: MPWISVSPCPPPSAAAARIASRRTADLFPTRCHPQPPITPSAANSSSESSSSDTKLSTFCAAVAEFSKRPHGPLPPPGAVPRRSLPASYNALMKSFSRCGDADEVRRLFRELQLFRSAPNALCYNTLINSLVVANRHAEAEVAFEEMVSSGVAPTTSSYTILIKSRSLHPSLIDSTYDIIQFMVRSGRHPDRVTYLTLIAGLCRAGRIEEAWGVLDQMLEERLMPTVEAYTCIVHGYCSAGRIEEAKRLMGTMEALGCRPDVVTYSILVEALCRTAEFEEVEKILRESASKGWKPNAITYNIYMNGLCKAGKVDEAFQLFEVMRKRGLCPDAITLNILFDCLCRDSKVWEAKSLLERNAELEWDVDVFFYNTLMSRLCELGEWISVLKLLTDLVKKGIGPDACTFTIVIRSLCRAGKLRKAKCIMSSRGFGADVVAYNTLLHRFYMAGEFNEVQRLYVNMVLEDIVPNKFTYGIMIDSFCREGRFLEAIDCLLGSLKQGFLSDLVVRLNNWLIKGGKLKEILQLLEEMTERGFVPDVRMFNALISAFCREGYCWREDVYKVCLILDKMLGVK, from the coding sequence ATGCCATGGATTTCCGTTTCCCCCTGCCCTCCACCCTCCGCGGCTGCCGCCCGAATCGCTAGCCGGAGAACTGCCGACCTATTCCCGACTCGCTGCCACCCGCAACCCCCCATCACTCCCTCCGCAGCAAACTCCTCTTCGgaatcctcctcctccgacacgAAGCTCTCCACCTTCTGCGCCGCCGTCGCCGAGTTCTCCAAACGCCCCCAcggtcccctcccccctcccggcgCCGTTCCCCGTCGCTCCCTTCCCGCCTCCTACAACGCCCTGATGAAGTCCTTCTCCCGCTGCGGCGATGCCGACGAGGTCCGCCGCCTCTTCCGCGAGCTCCAGCTCTTCCGGTCAGCTCCCAACGCTCTCTGCTACAACACCCTCATCAACTCCCTCGTCGTTGCCAACCGCCACGCCGAGGCGGAGGTCGCCTTCGAAGAGATGGTCTCATCGGGCGTCGCCCCGACCACTTCCTCCTATACAATTCTCATAAAGTCGCGATCTTTACACCCCTCCCTCATCGATTCTACTTATGACATCATTCAGTTCATGGTTCGATCCGGCCGACACCCCGACAGAGTCACCTACTTGACCCTGATCGCCGGCCTCTGCCGCGCCGGGAGGATTGAGGAGGCGTGGGGTGTTTTGGATCAGATGCTCGAAGAAAGGTTGATGCCGACTGTTGAAGCTTATACTTGTATCGTTCATGGGTATTGCTCGGCAGGACGGATCGAAGAGGCCAAGAGGTTGATGGGCACTATGGAGGCCCTTGGCTGCCGACCGGACGTGGTGACTTACAGCATCTTGGTGGAGGCCCTATGCAGAACCGCCGAATTCGAGGAAGTGGAGAAGATCTTGAGGGAGAGTGCGTCCAAGGGCTGGAAACCAAATGCCATCACCTACAATATCTATATGAATGGGCTTTGTAAAGCAGGCAAGGTCGACGAAGCATTCCAACTGTTCGAAGTTATGCGGAAGAGGGGCTTGTGCCCAGATGCAATCACTTTGAACATCCTTTTTGATTGCCTTTGTCGGGACTCGAAGGTTTGGGAGGCCAAGAGCTTGCTGGAGAGGAATGCTGAATTGGAATGGGATGTCGATGTCTTCTTCTACAACACTTTGATGAGTAGGCTTTGTGAGCTTGGTGAATGGATCAGTGTTCTAAAGCTCTTGACTGATCTGGTGAAGAAGGGAATTGGACCGGATGCTTGCACGTTTACGATCGTGATTCGAAGCCTTTGCAGAGCTGGGAAGCTTCGTAAAGCGAAATGTATTATGAGCAGCAGGGGATTTGGTGCTGATGTTGTGGCTTATAACACTTTGCTTCATAGGTTTTACATGGCAGGAGAGTTCAATGAAGTCCAGCGGCTTTACGTGAACATGGTCCTGGAAGATATTGTTCCAAATAAGTTCACCTATGGTATCATGATTGATAGTTTTTGCAGAGAAGGAAGATTTTTAGAAGCTATTGATTGTCTTCTTGGATCCCTCAAAcaagggttcttatctgatctggtTGTTCGTCTAAATAATTGGTTGATTAAGGGTGGGAAGCTGAAAGAGATACTACAACTGCTTGAAGAAATGACAGAACGAGGCTTCGTCCCAGATGTG